The segment GGTAGGTTCCAGTCGCTGAGTTTGGGAACAATGGTTTGGCGTGGATGGTAAAAGCAAAAGCCCAATTTTTCCTGGAGCAAACCATAGATTCCAAAGCTGACACCCTGAAAGGAACTGGCCGAAAGAAAGGCATAGTGTTTATTGCCGGCCGTTTGGAATTTCCAGGCATACCGGTGAATCGGTACTTCGAAGTAAGGATAGTTCCGACCTTCGGGAGCTTGGCTTTTTTGTTCGTTTAGTTGGGAAAGACTGGGCAGGTAAAGAATTAGTTCCGCCTGATTGTTGTTAATTTCTACCGGACAGTTGTAGGCCTGTGCCAGCAGATTTTGTGCATCAACAAGGCTGGATTTGGTAATGGAGTTTTCCCAAAACTCCTTGGGCCCGTTGATAGAAACGGATTGTAAAGAAAATGCCGGAAAGCTTAGTAAAAGGAAGAGGAAAAGCAGCTGGAAGAAAATGCCTTTCACGGTTTAAAACTCAATTTGTTTAACAATAATCTCCTGTCCTCTTTTGACCGATACAAAGGGTTTGTCGCCTTTTTTGAATTTCCCCAAAATTTCCATGTAGCTGTAGATATCTTTTACATCGAAGTTTTCTATTTTCAAAATGATATCTCCTGCTTTAAAATCGGCTTTGGCCGCAGGTTTACCGTCGGTAACCCCATCGATTCGGAGGCCCGGACCGCTGAAGCTGTAATCGGGCATAACACCCATGGTTACTTTGAACGAAGCGGCGGTATTTGCTTTGGTTTTGGTTGGGGTAAAAGGTATGTCTTTCAAACCGGTGCATTTGTTCAGCACTTTTAGCACAAAACTTAGCACATCCGACTCCCCTTGAAAATTAATTTTTTCTATATCATCGCCAGGTTTGTGGTAGTCGCTGTGGGTACCGGTAAAAAAGGCCAATACGGGAATGTTTTTGAGGTAGAAGGAGGTGTGGTCGGAGGGGCCGGTACCACTGCTGTCCATCACCAATTTAAAATTGTAGCTATTGCATTCGTTGAGGCTTGGACCAAATACCGGACTAGTTCCCATTCCCATCATGGTGAGGGCACGGGTGCTATCGTTGAGGCGGCCTATCATATCCAGGTTTACCATCAATTTTACCGATTCTAATTTCAGTGGAAAGTGGTTGCAGAGGTATTTGGAACCGATTAAACCGGCTTCTTCTGCGGAGAACCAGGCAAATAGCACATTGTAGTTTTTCAATAATTTTTGGGTTGAAATCAAGCGGGCCAATTCTATTAATCCGGCTGAACCGGAGGCATTATCGTCGGCGCCATTGTGGATTTTACCTTGAGGATTGGCATCCAGAGAACTGCCGCGTCCATCATCGCCCAGGTGATCGTAGTGGGCACCTAAAACAATGGTTTTGTCGGATTTTCTATCCAGGAAAGCTATTACATTGGTTCCGTTTAACTCTTCACCACGGCCAATGGTGTCGTGAGGATTTAGGCTTGCTTTGTAGGTAAAATTCTGGTGAAATCCGTCGTCGCCCATCGGCAGTAAACCCATGGGAACTA is part of the Bacteroidia bacterium genome and harbors:
- a CDS encoding M20/M25/M40 family metallo-hydrolase — protein: VPMGLLPMGDDGFHQNFTYKASLNPHDTIGRGEELNGTNVIAFLDRKSDKTIVLGAHYDHLGDDGRGSSLDANPQGKIHNGADDNASGSAGLIELARLISTQKLLKNYNVLFAWFSAEEAGLIGSKYLCNHFPLKLESVKLMVNLDMIGRLNDSTRALTMMGMGTSPVFGPSLNECNSYNFKLVMDSSGTGPSDHTSFYLKNIPVLAFFTGTHSDYHKPGDDIEKINFQGESDVLSFVLKVLNKCTGLKDIPFTPTKTKANTAASFKVTMGVMPDYSFSGPGLRIDGVTDGKPAAKADFKAGDIILKIENFDVKDIYSYMEILGKFKKGDKPFVSVKRGQEIIVKQIEF